The Bacillus vallismortis genome window below encodes:
- the perR gene encoding peroxide-responsive transcriptional repressor PerR, with the protein MAAHELKEALETLKETGVRITPQRHAILEYLVNSMAHPTADDIYKALEGKFPNMSVATVYNNLRVFRESGLVKELTYGDASSRFDFVTSDHYHAICENCGKIVDFHYPGLDEVEQLAAHVTGFKVSHHRLEIYGVCQECSKKENH; encoded by the coding sequence ATGGCTGCACATGAACTAAAAGAAGCCTTAGAAACGTTGAAGGAAACCGGAGTTCGCATTACTCCTCAACGTCATGCGATTCTGGAATATCTCGTTAACTCTATGGCTCATCCAACAGCGGACGATATATATAAAGCTCTGGAAGGGAAGTTTCCTAACATGAGCGTAGCGACGGTATATAACAATTTGCGTGTGTTCCGGGAATCCGGTTTGGTAAAAGAGCTCACATACGGTGATGCTTCCAGCAGATTCGATTTTGTCACATCCGATCACTATCACGCGATCTGTGAAAACTGCGGCAAAATTGTGGACTTCCACTACCCGGGCCTTGACGAAGTGGAGCAGCTTGCTGCACATGTCACGGGCTTTAAAGTAAGTCACCACCGTTTAGAAATTTACGGCGTCTGCCAAGAGTGTTCAAAAAAAGAAAACCATTAA
- the bcp gene encoding thioredoxin-dependent thiol peroxidase has translation MTIEIGQKAPDLELKGDHGETVTLSDYKGKYIVLYFYPKDMTPGCTTEACDFRDSHESFAELDAVIIGVSPDSQEKHGKFKEKHNLPFLLLVDDEHKLAEAFDVWKLKKNFGKEYMGIERSTFLIDKEGRLVKEWRKVKVKDHVAEALQTLKDMSEK, from the coding sequence ATGACTATAGAAATCGGACAAAAAGCGCCTGATCTTGAGTTAAAGGGCGATCATGGGGAAACAGTAACATTATCGGATTATAAAGGGAAGTATATCGTGCTTTACTTTTATCCAAAAGACATGACACCGGGATGCACAACTGAAGCATGCGATTTTCGGGACAGCCATGAAAGCTTCGCTGAACTTGATGCTGTTATTATCGGCGTCAGCCCGGACAGCCAGGAAAAACACGGAAAATTTAAAGAGAAGCATAACCTTCCATTTCTGCTTCTTGTTGATGACGAACATAAGCTGGCGGAAGCATTTGATGTTTGGAAGCTGAAGAAAAACTTTGGAAAAGAATATATGGGAATTGAGCGCTCTACTTTTTTGATTGATAAGGAAGGTCGGCTCGTTAAAGAATGGAGAAAGGTAAAAGTAAAAGACCATGTAGCCGAAGCGCTTCAGACACTCAAGGATATGTCGGAAAAGTAA
- a CDS encoding nucleotidyltransferase-like protein: MDNLLRPIYQERASHPNTLAVIMIERRNKTSSLTDNFDAALLVIVKEADEPVFIKHYEFDQKTASLHVVTDSQIQEWILLGTNRRIIDWIVNGKVMFDRNEYIAELIDRLNTFPFAERKLKIGLEYGKLIRRYVEGKAFFEANQFLDAYNAVVHALHHLARIEVIDRGFHPETTVWSQVRQMEPQVYKLYSELIESHESLEKRLELLFLANDFLIHSKSEIGSAHLFEVMKERDIWQFGELLQHPDLKHFTQDLGVILDYLTDKGLINVCQIETKGQAVYHRGYSFKKGVDSDS, encoded by the coding sequence ATGGATAATCTTCTCCGTCCAATTTACCAAGAAAGAGCAAGTCATCCCAACACATTGGCTGTCATTATGATCGAGAGAAGAAACAAAACATCTTCCTTAACAGATAACTTTGATGCCGCTTTGCTTGTGATTGTAAAGGAGGCTGACGAGCCTGTTTTTATAAAGCATTATGAATTTGATCAAAAAACAGCTTCTTTGCATGTGGTAACAGATTCTCAGATTCAAGAATGGATTTTGCTCGGGACAAATAGAAGAATCATAGATTGGATTGTAAATGGCAAAGTCATGTTTGACCGCAATGAATACATTGCCGAGCTGATTGACAGGCTGAATACATTTCCGTTTGCCGAACGCAAACTGAAGATCGGACTTGAATACGGCAAATTAATCAGAAGATATGTTGAAGGAAAAGCTTTTTTTGAAGCCAATCAATTTTTAGATGCCTACAACGCGGTTGTTCATGCGCTGCATCATTTAGCGCGTATAGAAGTAATCGACAGAGGATTCCATCCGGAAACCACGGTATGGAGCCAAGTGCGCCAGATGGAGCCTCAAGTATACAAATTATATTCCGAGCTGATTGAAAGTCACGAGAGCTTGGAAAAAAGACTCGAATTATTATTCTTAGCAAATGATTTCCTCATCCATTCTAAATCTGAAATCGGTTCGGCACATCTTTTCGAGGTGATGAAAGAAAGAGACATTTGGCAATTCGGTGAGCTTCTTCAGCATCCTGACTTAAAGCACTTTACCCAAGACCTTGGCGTTATACTGGATTACCTGACTGACAAGGGACTTATTAACGTCTGCCAGATAGAAACGAAAGGACAGGCTGTCTATCACCGAGGATATTCTTTTAAAAAAGGTGTTGACTCTGATTCTTGA
- a CDS encoding glutamate-1-semialdehyde 2,1-aminomutase produces the protein MHTKSIELHNEALTHIVGGVNSPSRSYKAVGGGSPVAMEKANGAYFWDVDGNKYIDYLAAYGPIITGHAHPHITEAIKKAAENGVLYGTPTKHEVTFAKMLKEAIPAMDKVRFVNSGTEAVMTTIRVARAYTGRTKIIKFAGCYHGHSDLVLVAAGSGPSTLGTPDSAGVPKSIANEVITVPFNDIASYKAALDKWGSEIAAVLVEPIVGNFGIVEPKEGFLEKVNELTHDAGALVIYDEVITAFRFMYGGAQNLLQVKPDLTALGKIIGGGLPIGAYGGKKEIMEQVAPLGPAYQAGTMAGNPASILSGIACLEVLKEEGVYEKLDHLGAMLEEGILQHAETHGITITVNRLKGALTVYFSEEKIENYEQAERSDGETFATFFKLMLERGINLAPSKYEAWFITTAHTEQDIKDTLAAVEDAFKHLKN, from the coding sequence TTGCATACAAAATCAATTGAACTTCACAACGAGGCATTAACGCACATTGTCGGCGGAGTAAACAGCCCGTCTAGATCATATAAAGCGGTCGGCGGCGGTTCTCCCGTCGCAATGGAGAAAGCAAACGGCGCTTATTTTTGGGATGTTGACGGCAATAAGTACATCGATTATTTAGCGGCGTACGGTCCGATCATCACAGGGCATGCCCACCCGCATATTACAGAAGCGATTAAAAAAGCGGCAGAGAACGGTGTATTATATGGAACACCGACAAAACATGAGGTTACATTTGCAAAAATGCTCAAAGAAGCCATTCCCGCTATGGACAAAGTAAGATTTGTCAATTCAGGAACAGAGGCTGTGATGACAACCATCCGCGTGGCTCGCGCATATACAGGCCGGACAAAAATCATTAAATTTGCAGGCTGTTATCACGGGCATTCGGATCTTGTTCTTGTCGCAGCCGGCTCTGGCCCGTCTACTCTCGGCACGCCAGACTCAGCCGGCGTACCGAAAAGCATCGCAAACGAAGTAATCACAGTTCCATTTAATGATATCGCAAGCTATAAAGCAGCCCTTGATAAATGGGGCAGTGAAATCGCGGCGGTTCTCGTTGAGCCGATTGTCGGCAACTTTGGAATTGTTGAGCCGAAAGAGGGCTTCTTGGAAAAAGTAAATGAATTGACACACGATGCGGGCGCTCTCGTTATTTACGATGAAGTCATTACGGCTTTCCGCTTTATGTATGGCGGCGCGCAGAATCTCTTACAGGTGAAACCGGATTTAACCGCACTCGGAAAAATTATCGGCGGCGGACTTCCAATTGGCGCCTATGGGGGTAAAAAAGAAATTATGGAGCAGGTAGCTCCGCTCGGACCGGCTTATCAGGCTGGAACAATGGCCGGTAATCCCGCTTCCATCCTATCAGGCATCGCTTGTTTGGAAGTGCTCAAAGAGGAAGGCGTGTATGAAAAGCTTGATCATCTTGGCGCTATGCTGGAGGAAGGCATTTTACAGCACGCAGAAACACATGGCATCACGATTACTGTCAACCGGTTAAAGGGTGCACTCACGGTTTATTTCTCTGAGGAGAAAATCGAAAATTACGAGCAGGCTGAACGCAGTGACGGTGAAACATTCGCTACGTTTTTCAAGCTGATGCTGGAACGCGGAATTAATTTAGCACCATCTAAATATGAAGCCTGGTTTATTACAACAGCACACACAGAGCAGGATATTAAAGACACGCTTGCAGCTGTCGAGGATGCTTTTAAACATCTTAAAAACTAG
- a CDS encoding aromatic acid exporter family protein, whose amino-acid sequence MKLGARIFKTGIAITLALYLASWIGLPAPIFAGIAAIFAIQPSIYRSFLIIIDQVQANIIGAVIATVFGLIFGPSPIMIGLTAVIVITIMLKLKIEHTISIALVTVIAILESAGDDFLMFALIRTSTVILGVLSSFIVNLVFLPPKYETKLIHNTVENTEEIMKWIRLSMRQSTEHSILKEDIEKLKEKMIKLDQTYLLYKEERSYFKKTTYVKSRKLVLFRQAIITGNRALDTLKKLHRLENDIYHMPEEFQETLTEELDYLLYWHERILMRFVGKIKPHDDADEEGIQYKQLLTKSFLKNQQNTDDELIDYNMLSIMASAVEYRDQLEHLETLITSFQTYHPKDCEIETEE is encoded by the coding sequence ATGAAACTTGGTGCCCGCATTTTCAAAACCGGGATTGCGATTACACTGGCTCTTTATTTGGCTTCGTGGATCGGGCTTCCCGCGCCGATTTTCGCTGGGATTGCAGCGATATTTGCGATTCAGCCGTCGATTTACCGCTCTTTTCTTATTATTATTGATCAGGTTCAGGCCAATATTATCGGAGCTGTTATCGCCACAGTGTTCGGCCTTATTTTTGGACCCAGCCCGATTATGATCGGGTTGACAGCAGTTATTGTCATTACAATCATGCTGAAGCTTAAAATTGAACATACCATTTCAATTGCACTTGTAACAGTTATCGCGATTTTAGAATCCGCCGGTGACGACTTTTTAATGTTCGCGCTGATCAGAACAAGCACAGTCATCTTGGGGGTGCTGTCTTCTTTTATCGTCAACCTTGTGTTTTTGCCTCCTAAGTACGAAACAAAGCTGATTCACAATACCGTTGAAAATACAGAAGAAATTATGAAATGGATCAGGCTGAGCATGCGGCAGTCAACAGAGCATTCGATTTTGAAAGAGGATATTGAAAAGCTGAAAGAAAAAATGATCAAGCTTGATCAGACTTATCTTCTATATAAAGAAGAAAGAAGTTACTTTAAGAAAACGACTTATGTGAAATCAAGAAAGCTTGTCCTGTTCAGACAGGCAATTATTACTGGAAACAGGGCGCTTGATACATTGAAGAAGCTGCATCGTCTTGAAAACGACATCTATCATATGCCGGAAGAGTTTCAAGAAACACTGACTGAAGAACTTGATTACCTGCTTTACTGGCATGAACGGATTTTGATGCGGTTTGTCGGAAAAATTAAGCCGCATGATGACGCAGATGAAGAAGGCATTCAATATAAACAGCTTTTAACAAAGTCATTTTTAAAAAATCAGCAGAACACAGATGATGAGCTAATCGATTACAATATGCTCAGTATTATGGCAAGCGCCGTAGAATATCGTGATCAGCTTGAACATTTAGAAACTCTGATTACAAGTTTTCAAACGTATCATCCGAAAGACTGCGAAATAGAGACAGAAGAGTAA
- a CDS encoding YgzB family protein — protein sequence MAKYSSKINKIRTFALSLVFVGFVIMYIGIFFKESVLISSLFMILGLLSIGLSTVVYFWIGMLSTKAVRVICPGCEKETKVLGRVDMCMHCREPLTLDRGLEGKEFDEAYNKKKMSK from the coding sequence ATGGCGAAATACTCCAGCAAAATTAATAAAATCAGAACATTTGCGTTAAGTTTGGTTTTCGTTGGGTTTGTCATTATGTACATCGGGATCTTTTTCAAGGAGTCCGTTTTGATTTCTAGTTTGTTTATGATACTAGGGCTTTTATCCATCGGGCTCAGCACGGTTGTTTACTTTTGGATCGGTATGCTTTCGACCAAAGCGGTCCGCGTCATATGTCCGGGCTGTGAAAAAGAGACAAAGGTTTTGGGAAGAGTAGATATGTGCATGCATTGCAGAGAGCCGCTGACTTTAGATAGGGGCTTAGAAGGAAAAGAATTTGATGAGGCTTATAATAAAAAGAAAATGTCCAAATAA